Part of the Lotus japonicus ecotype B-129 chromosome 6, LjGifu_v1.2 genome, ACAATGCAATATAACATGATGTAGTTGTGTTCTTATTACTAACTTACAGGCTAACAAAATGCTGCTGAAATAACATTATTCTTAATCATGATATCCTTATTTGGTAGTTTTATACTGCAAGTTAGCATTATCTTTCATTTGAGAATCCTTATATTTCTACTTATTGTGATTGTATTAATGTCTTCCAGAATACTCCAAATTCTAAGAGCATCTTGAATGAATATGCTCTTAAGATGAAGGTAGGAATGCCTACTTACAACACTAGAAACATAGAAGGGCTGCCTCATCTTTTCCAGTCATCTGTGGTTTTCAATGGTACAAATTACAGGGGTGATACTGCTAGAAATAAAAAAGATGCTGAGCAGTTAGCAGCACGTGCTGCTATTATTTCAATTCTAGGTATTCTTTTCTATGATATTTATTAGTCTTTAGAAGTTGATTTAGCTATGCAGTGACTAATCAAGTGCATATGAAAAGCAGGTGATTCTAGATCAGGAACACTTTACGAGATTGTGAAGTCAAAATCAAAAGTTTTTGCTGCAGTTCGACCAGACTCATCTCAATGTATTGAGGCTAGTACTGTTCCTGACTTAGCAAACACAGGGGAAACCTCTCTTTCAATGGATTGTAGAGATAAGGAGGTTGTACCATCTGTGGAACAATCTATTGAGGATGGTTCAAGATCAAAAAAGCGACGAAAGAATGAGGAGGACATATTGGAACCTCGGTAAGTTTCTTGACATTTTGTTATATAATATAGTTCTGTACAATTCACACTCCTCAGTCTCATTCCTTAGTTATATCTTAATTCTTAGTCTTTATTGTATCTTTGTTCCTTATGAATCCACAAAGCCATGATTCTACTAGAGACAAGCTTTTGCCAAAACTATGGCTTTGGACATCCCCAACACAAATCAAACATCCACTTAGTCAATTCGCATGGACTCCAAAAATAACGAAGATTCAGTATACTTCTTACTTTTAATAAAACATTATTTTCAAATGAGTCATTGGGGCTATATGGTATTGGTACACTAAATTTTTCCTCTTTGAGAAAGAAGTTTGTGTTTATAATTTGTAGTTAGGGGGAATGTTTGCTTGTTATAGTCACTTTAATGTTTAAGCTAAAAAGCTATCTACATGTGTTCATATTTTTGTGGACgcaaaaattgattttatttctGGTAGTAGTCTTATATTTGTCTTGTGACAATTTGCAGGTACCAATTTTTTGAATTCCTCTGAATGACACTCCTCTTTATTGAGTGGTCCAGAAACCATGTGGTTCTGTGATATTTTTGGTTTGTAGGTCCTTCGAGGCTCTCTGGATTGAAGTGTTGATCTATATTTGAAAGCATTTAccgtttatttttatttatcccTTTTAAAATCACAGAAGACGTATTGCCACCGATGAAAAGTCCTCATATACATTACTGAAAGGTAATCTCATCATTTTCCTCATTATTGGCTTCCATGTTTTATGATTACAGATTTTTTATgttttgctctttttttttgttttgtcagCATGTAAAATTTGAGCGAGGACTCAACATTTGGCGAAATATGTTTTTTGGAAGTTTCATAATTTTGATTAAACGTGTTTCTTTTTATAGCACAAGTCACCTACGGATGCGGCTTTTGAAATGTTGGGAAATTTCAGATAAGCGATTGAgggaggttttgaagaagcttccATCGTTGGAGGAGTTTGAAATTTCATTCAGCCACCTGTTACCGACTAAGGACAAATGTTGGACTTACATCGTTGGACTTTTGGACAAATGTTGTGTACATTTGAAAGTGCTGaaatttaacatgaaggaacagAAAAGCTCAAATATGATGGTGAGGCATTTGCTATTGCAAAAACCATGCCTCAACTATGTCATTTCCAACTTTTGGGAAACAGGCTCATCAATGAATAATGAAGGCTTGCTTTCCATTCTTGACGGATGTCCTCATCTTGAATCTCTTGATCTGCATGCTCGTTCTAATGTTGACTTGAGCCGAAGTTTGAAGGAAAGGTGTTGAGCAGATCTTACATTTTCCAAGAGACTTGAGTGAAGTTTCCATCTACATTGAAGATGAACAGGAATGATGATTATtatgaatgtgactgtggatgtgACTATGACCGGGGCAACGAAGCGGGCATATGAAGCATATCTTGTGGTTGACTACCTTGGTCTATTATGATTCATGTCTTAGTtaagttttctttttttgaaagacaTGTATTAGTTAAGTGATCCTATGTTCTTTATGGATATGTTGATCACATACTTATGTAGTCTATTAATGGTAGTTCTTTTAAATGCCATGGTTCTTTTACTTATCTAGT contains:
- the LOC130724874 gene encoding F-box protein SKIP19-like — translated: MRLLKCWEISDKRLREVLKKLPSLEEFEISFSHLLPTKDKCWTYIVGLLDKCCVHLKVLKFNMKEQKSSNMMVRHLLLQKPCLNYVISNFWETGSSMNNEGLLSILDGCPHLESLDLHARSNVDLSRSLKERC